A window of Nicotiana sylvestris chromosome 8, ASM39365v2, whole genome shotgun sequence genomic DNA:
GAGTGTCCTGTTTGAAATGCAGACCTACTGGGCTCAAGTATTCCTTATTCCAAAGAAAGTTATTAAACTTGTTAATGGTATATGCAGGAACTATTTGTGGACCGGTAGTCATGAAAATACTCACAGAGCTCCTATAGCATGGGAAACATTGTGTAAGCCAAAAGCTGTTAGGAGTCTAAACATTATCAACTATGAGAGATGGAACAAAGCTGCTTTGACTAAACTCCTTTGGGCTATAATGGCAAAGAAAGACAAGCTTTGGATTAGATGTCTACACCGCCACTACATAAAGCAGAATGACATCAATACAATGGAGGTCCCAAAGTAGGCTAGTTGGCTAGTAAGGAAGCTGTTTACACCAAGAGAATGGTGGGCTAATGACATACCAACAATTGAATCCTTTGTTCAGAATGGGAGATTCAGCATTCAGAAGGCTTATCTTCATGCTACTCCAAGGTACCCCAAAGTCCATTGGAAAGCACTAGTCATGTTGACTGGAATACTACCAAAGCAGCAATTCATTTTATAGATGGCAATACAAAGAAGGCTGGCCACAGTTGACAGACTAGCAAATTGGGGAATTCAGGTGACTCACTCTTGTGTACTGTGTGGAGGTGACATAGAAGAGACACATGATCACTTGTATTTCGAGTGTCCATATTCACAGAGCTTATGGACAGGCATGCTAGAATGGTTAAGCTACCAGAGAAAGGTTGAAAACTGGGAAGATGAGGTGCAGTGGTTAAGTACCGATGTAAACAATAGAAATCCAAGGAAAACTTTGCTAGGAGTGGTGTTTGCAGTAGTAGTATATCACATCTGGATGGAGCGAAATGAAAGAAGATTTCAAAACCAGAGAAGAGAGGTCAAAGATAGAGCAAAAGACATTGTCATGCAGGTGCACATAACAGGACAGAAGAAATGTAAATGGACACCAATATTGAGTACACTAAATAGTTATCCTAATTGTAATTCATAGCAAGTAGGATAGGAAAAAGACCCATGAGCATTATGGGATCTTAGTAAGCAACCTTGGTTGTATAGGTTTTTGTTTATTGGTTTCAGTAATGAGACCTGATACTACAGTCCAAAGTACAGGTGATGTAAATTGAAAAACTGGTTGAAATAAATTTTTCTTTCGACCAAAAAAAAACATAGAATGGTGttaatatatttattttctttgtaAGCTCAAACATCAGTTTTTTAATCTTGTTTTAATTGAATTTATATTTAAAATGACATAAAATCACAAGTCAAAATCTTTTACAGTTAAGAATATTAATGAAGTATCTAAAAATCCTAGTTAAATAATTGTTTGATTTTTCAAATAGAATGGTGTCAAACAATTTGAGATAGAAGTGTAGTATAAATTTTTTTCAATCAATTTTGAAAAAAGTATGGAAGTTTAGAATGAAAGAATACACATTTTTTAGTCACGTCTCTAAGTTTGAATGCGTCTAATATCTATATATTACACTTGTTTTAGGAGTTAGAAAGAAACATTCAAATAAATCAAATTTTATGTCGTTTGATTCttttttgtatatctttttcaagTCAAACTTGTAAAAGACAATAATCTGAAACAGAAAGGAGTAATAACGGGTATTAGGTGTGGGCACAGTGATCCATAAAGtaaaagaatttcagattttggatTGTTCAATTGCTCCATTCTATATTTAtgcaattaaaaagaaaaaaaaatcattttggtCCATTCTGTTCTTGTACAGTTATATACACACAGCTACATCCAACATTAAATAGTTTAATGATAGGTACACCTACTCTAGGAACATTTTGCATTAATAATGACAAAAGAAAGAAACTTAAGAAAAAAAACAGAAGTGGACCCTTTTCTTTGGAGTTCTTTCACAAAACTTTATAATAGGGACATTAAACTTAAAGGTGTGTATGGACCGAGTTGGTTCGGTTTTATCAAgatcaaatcaaaccaattatatcggtttggattagttcgattttgtcggatttttcgggtttttgggtttttttgttacatgaatattatttcaatcttactttattaaaattatagataaagctttgataagtgaatatatatttagtaaatataaaaaaaattgacaaacatatgatctattaaaatattctaatgggagaattttttagtaacacatgatagttattttcttagtcgcccaacaataatttttcgttaatttacgctttcaaggttaatacatgagaggatcccaaatatttctacatttttctaaagaaaaatcactataaagtcttaaaaatataaataaaatttatatatttatatgtcggtttggttcgaattttttttactcaataccaaacctagtcggatttTTTAATCGATCTGATTTGGTTTTTCGGTTTGGTGCAGTTTTCCGATTCGATTTGAACACCCCTAATTAAACCCTTTGACCTAATTATAGGAGAAGTAACTGCTATTTTGGTCCCCTAACTAAGCAGGCTTTTGAACATAAAAATTATgagatttgaaagaaaaaaaaagtaatttttgaatttgagtTGAAAAAGGATATTTGAAAATTGGAATtctgtttggacatgcattttagtTAAAAAAATATTGCATTTTTGTAAGAGAAAAACATTGTTTACTTGAAAAATAGGTAAAAatcgatttttaaaatttataactcatctccaaaaaaaattaaaattcatcTTCAAAAATTCAGTTAAATATATAACTAAATactgatttgaaaatattatttggaaaaaagaaaaaaaaaattatgtccAAACGGCTCATAAAATCTCTTCTCGGAATGAATTTtcttatctatctatattatattaaaaggagagtagtatgcattgtggttaagccaagtggcaagctaaaataaagtcacttgacaattttaagacaacattaataattagaaattatatatagaaacataattaatggaggtAGTTTAATggatcttatacataatctaaatagatctagacaaatctaatctatatatctatatttaaatttatatgtatatcTGTATCAATagctatatctatatctatatttatatctatatattgatccactcatagattttcttctatgttagctagaaatatggaggtaaaaaattaattaaaaactataatagaaaaaatatatataaagacgtaaattgagataacctatgactatttatactttggagtaagttaaaatataaaataaaactaaaaattacttaagatattaaagatttattgagtttaaaaactaaataaattcaagcagcaaaataagaaTCTTatataaagtatacaaattaattataaggtaagagaaaaattaaataatcaacaaaagatattttaataacaagaaaaataaattcacattaatattgataaatcgtgcaaatgaatattttatacgtaaatattactacaacatttagatataatgtgttcaaacaattaagaaaatatttttctatgattaatatttgaattgagtttagttagtttaagtttgaaagcataccataattttttgaaaatatggtccaattaagaaaatagaatgaaaaaaattatttgaatttgagatgagaaaatattttaatttttatctatattatattagaatgagtgtggtaaaaatagatattaaattccaacaggctaataaaaattcatatgacaatataataatattaggtattgaataatataaaatcaataataaagaataaataaaaaaactaagagtttttatcataggaaaaagtgtaaaacttatttaaatttgagatgagaaagttttttatattatgaaaagaaaagtcataatataagtccacataactcaa
This region includes:
- the LOC104220316 gene encoding uncharacterized protein; its protein translation is MAIQRRLATVDRLANWGIQVTHSCVLCGGDIEETHDHLYFECPYSQSLWTGMLEWLSYQRKVENWEDEVQWLSTDVNNRNPRKTLLGVVFAVVVYHIWMERNERRFQNQRREVKDRAKDIVMQVHITGQKKCKWTPILSTLNSYPNCNS